TTTGCGGTTGGGAACAGGAAATCGCGGCGATTGTCAATCACGATGATCCGATCTTTTTACCGACAACAAATCTCAAATTAGACAATATTAAGGCTGGTTTTGCCTGTGCTTTGCATATGCACCAACCCACCATCCCCGCGGGTGTTAACGGTGAATTAATCGGCAATCTCCAGCATATGTTCGAGAATCAGGGGGATGGTGATAACCATAATGCCAGTGTTTTTGCCTGGTGTTACAGTCGCATGGGCGATTTTATCCCGGAATTGGTGGCGGAAGGCTGTAATCCCCGGATTATGCTCGATTATTCCGGCAATCTCCTCTGGGGTTTGGTACAGATGGGACGGCAGGATATCCTCGATAAACTCAAACTAATCACCTGTAACAGTCAATATCAACCATCTGTGGAATGGTTGGGGACGATGTGGAGTCATGCGGTGGCTCCTTCCACACCGATTCCCGATCTAAAATTACAGATGCAAGCATGGCAAACCTATTTTGCCTCGATTTTTGGCCCGGATGCCCTGAAACGGGTCAAAGGGTTCTCTCCCCCAGAAATGCACCTTCCTAACCATCCCGATACCCTCTACGAGTATATTAAAGCCCTGAAAGAATGCGGCTATCGTTGGTTATTGGTACAGGAACACTCGGTGGAAAATCTCGACGGTTCGGGATTGAGTCAGGAACAAAAATATATTCCTAATCGCTTGGTGGCCCGCAATTCTCGCGGTGAAGTGATTGCCATTACTGCTTTGATTAAAACCCAGGGTTCCGACACCAAATTAGTCGCCCAAATGCAACCCTACCACGAGGCCAAATGCCGCGGTAAACAGCAAATCGGTGGCGTTTGGGTTCCTTCCCTAGGTTCCCAGATTGCCGACGGTGAAAATGGGGGCGTGATGATGAATGAATTTCCTCGCGATTTTCCCAATCCTTGGCGGGAAATGCGGGGAGGTTCCAGTGTGGCAGGATTTAACGGTACGGAATATCTGGAGTTAATCGAGGCTGCTGGCGTTAATCCCCAAGATTATCCCGCAATTCAAGCCGTACACCAGCATAAAATCTGGCAGCGAGTTAATCCGGATGCCGCTACCCCGGAAGCAGTAGAACAGGCGATCGCTGAGTTAAAACAGACCGACCACCGTTTTAGCATGGATGGGGCATCTTGGACAAATGATCTCAGTTGGGTGCGCGGTTACGAAAATGTCCTCGAACCGATGAACCAATTAAGCGCTCAATTCCACGAGAAATATGATCCTTTAGTACAGGCGGATCCTAGCTTCACCCGACGGCCGGATTATCTGGAGGCACTGCTTTATAATTTGCTCGTGCAAACCAGTTGTTTCCGTTATTGGGGCCAGGGTACTTGGACCGATTACGCCCGCACTTTATACGCAAGAGGCGCGGCCCTAACCCGCTAGGATAGTAAGGTATCTAGGACGCAGAATCTGCGTCCTAGTAGTACATAAATAGGGTTGGCCGAATAAATCTAAAAACCTTGTTGAATAAGACTTTTAGACTTTTTGTCAATCCAAAAGTGCCGGTCCTTGCAGTGATCGGGGGGAAAATTTAGGTACACCTGAAAATGGGTAAAACCCCACCCCTACTTAAACAAAACGGCAATGCTTGAGCAGAGCGCTTTCCAGTAGGGAATGATATTCTTTTTCGGAGATAGTATAGGCCCCAAATCTAGCCAGATGTGGATTTTGCATTTGGGCATCAAATAGACAGAAATCCCGTTCTCTGAGGTGTTCAACTAACTTGACCATGGCTATCTTAGAACCATCGGGAATTTTATAAAACATCGATTCCCCGATAAAAACCCCGCGAATTGCCAAACCTAAAATCCCTCCCGCTAATTGATCCCCTTGCCAAGTCTCGAAACTGTGGGCCCAGCCGGCTTGGTGTAATTGCTGATAGATTTGGATTAACTCCGGGGAAATCCAAGTCAGCGAGCGATCGGCACAACCGGCACAAACCCCAGCAAAATCGCGGTTAATAGCCACGCTAAAGCGATTTTGATTCAAAACTCGTTTTAGGGACTTGGGATAGCTAAAACGCCGATCAAGAGGGATAAGAGCGCGATTTTTACTAGAATACCAATCCAATCGCCCCTCCTCATCGGCCATGAGAAAGTAACCGCGTGCGTATCCTTGTATAATAGAGGCGATATCCACGACTCCCCCCAAGAATTCAGTCTCGTAGCCTGATCATTCTCTAATTATGCCTGATCATCCCGCACCAATTCCGCCCATTACTTTACCACCGATCGAAAATCCCCAACAGGAACAAACTTGGCTGCGCACGGCTTTGCATCGTTGGTTAGATGCAGAATTTATTCCCGAAGCTATTAATGAAACTATCGCTGAACGCGCTAGTCAAATTTTTCTGCGTCAGCGCTTGGAAGGGGAAAACGATCTCGGTAGCTTGGTAATTGCGATCGTTACCGAGATGCAAGCTTTTGACTTTCGCGAAAGTTTTTATAGTGAATTTGCCATCGCTAACGCCGTCAGTGATTTAATTTTAGATAGTTTAGGGATCGATCGCTGTTGTGGGCAAAGTTAGACAGTTTTTCTCGGCTATTGGATTAAATTGCCAAGGAATGATCGAGCGTTGCTTGCCGACGTAAACAATTCCAGTAGGCTGCATAGAGGTCTGTCTGTTGACCGCGCAGGGAAGCGATCGCAGGTGCGGCGGGAAAAGGCCAGAGACGATCAAAAACCACTTCCCGATGAGCCAGACGAAACTGTAGCAAGTAAACAGAAGCAGGAGCCTGTAAATTATCCAGTAATTGCGCTGCCAGCCGATATAAAGACTTAAGACTCTCTCTTTCTAGACTAATCGGTTGACTGTAGGCGTTGGGGATCATACCCTCCCCGATCACCTCACCGTATTCTAAACCCTTAGATGTCACTGTGATCGGCAACCAAAGATCCCCAAAAGAAGAATCTCCCTGACTGGTTTTATAGTGCAGGGTATGGGCAACCCAAGCGCGTCTTTCCTCGATATCCCGACAAGCTTGATAAACTTTTTTACCCGGAAAATTCACCCAATTGGGTAATTGAATTGTTAAGGGACACCAGATTAAATTATTTTGGCTGGTTTTACCCGACTCCATTTTCGACCACAAAGAAGCCGTCCCCGTCACCTCCACCGCCAAGGATTTAGGAACGGCGTTTTTTAAGGCAATCACCATCTTTTCGGTAACGGGCGATAGCCGAGACATCTGACCACTGGCTTGAGCTTCGGCATTAACGAGAATGATAACTTTGTCCATTTCTTCTTGTGATTTGGGTGAACTTGAACGAGCAGCGGTGAGGTTGGTTAAAAGTGAGAATTGACTGGGGTTCAATGCTTCTGTAGTCGCCATGGCAAAAGCTATTTCTCTGGATTTTAGCGGATTATACAAGACCGTAACTATTTTTTACGGATTTTTTCAACAACAACCATATTCGAGGCAGGATTTTGCTGCTCCCCCTCATAGAATACCCTAATTGACACTCCTAGGGCACTAAGCGCTTCGGGATTCTTTGGTTCCGCCGAGTTTCCTCGATCAAGGCAGCCGGTATGCACAATCGCCACTTGGGGAGCCCCCAAGACCGCACTGGCTTGCCAGCGTATGAGTTGTTATACCCGCCGAGCGTTCGCTGCCCTGGTCCTGATCCTGATAAAATAAATCCGATGCTTGCCGATGGGTACAGATAATGGCAGTGGTGGGAAAAATTAACCGGGATAAAGGGGGTTTTACCTGTCCCTCCTTGGCGATAGCATAAATCCAGAGACGCAGAAAACAAGTGGCACGCACCCGGGTTAATCCCACTCTCCCCACCAAGCGCTCGATCATTTGTTCTTGTTTTTCCCAAGAATACCAAATTTTCAGGTGTTTGCTCTCCATCTTTTCGGTCCTAGATTCTGACAACAATTATACTTTATACTTCACCCCACTTCACCCCACTTCACCCCAGTTCTCAACCCTCCCCCTACTAGATAGCGCTCATTGTTGTTGCACCTCTAGAACCGACAAAATGGTTCCAGAAACATTTAGGAGACGATTATGAACGATAAAAAATACGGTACTGCTCCCAGTCATACTCAAGCGTGGATTTTTCAAACTTGGTTATCTTTTATTGTCTCTATTTCCGCCACTTCTTTAGGGGTTGTTTATCTGCCGGTAGATGGGTGGATTAAAGGTTATTTAGGCATGGGTTTACTATTTACTGTCGGTTCCACCATTAATTTATCAAAAACTGTCCGCGATGTGGAAGAATCTAAACGCTTAATTAATCGCATTGATGAAGCAAAGTTAGAACGGATATTGAGTCAGTACGATCCCTATAAGGAGTAGTTTTTCCCAGTTATTGGTTATCAGTTTTTTCGATTATTCTCACTCTTTTTTCTGACTTAGGAGAGTTTATATGGGGGCTGCTGAAAAAGTTTTTCGTGGGGGCAGGGTGTGGGGTGTGGGGTGTGGGGTGTGGGGTTTTACCCATTTTCAGGTGATCAATTACCTAATTTTCAGGGAAAAAATCCCTAAATTTTCCCCCCAATCACTCCAATGGTAGGCACTTTTTCAGGGAAAAAAAGTCTAAAAGCCTTATCCAACAAGGTTTTTATATTTATTCAGCAAACCCTATATGGTTCTTCGTTACTTGGTATGATTCGATCAGGGGGCATAAATCGACTAAATCCTTATAGGGCAAGAGACTCAATTGATTAGCTCGTTCTAGATAGAAAACAATTGGCCAAAATCGAAGCAATGTCTTTCTGTGTAAGGGTTTTATCCTTTATAACCCCCCTCCATTGCATAACACAAACCGAAGAACCGTTTATATGCTATTCACAACTAATCTAATCAGTGTGACCAAAGGAATAATTTCTCTTTTACAAAATCCCGGTAATACGCTGTCTGTATATGATATTGAAGATGGACTAAAAGAGAGTTGGTTACAGCGATTAAGCTAAACGGCTTTTACTTCGGATCACCGATATAGACTCCAAAAGGGTTATAGCTGTTGGATCATGCAGGTTAAGCGCCGTTTAGCTTATCTTTGCAATATGTTAAAAGCGATCGGGAGCATCTCACCTTTGTAACTCCTAAATTAAGTTTTATGTCAAGCTATTTTGAAAGCCTTGCTAGAAGCAAGTTTCATCGACAAGTATAATTACTCACTTGCATAAATGAGATGCCTCCTCCCTAACAAATAAACAAACCAATAGATACTTGAGGCAATGATGATTGCAGAATTAAATACCCGGTTAGAAGCTCACGAAAAAACAACCGAAGAGATAAGGGTACGGAAAGAAGATATCGACCGGCAGTCGGCCGAGTTCCACCAGTGGATGACCAGAATCAAAGCAAGGCTGGATGCAATCGCAGGCAAGATCGAACGGGCCAAAAACAACACCAAGTAGGGTTTGTGGCAAAAAGTTTTTCCTGGGGGCAGGGTGTGGGGTGTGGGGTTTTACCAGTTTTGAGGTGGCCAATTACCTAATTTTCAGGGAAAAAGTGCCTAAATTTCCCCCCGATCACTCCCATATCCAGTACTTTTTGATTGACAAAAGGTCTAAAAGTTTTACCCAACAAGGTTTTTAGATTTATTCAGCAAGCCCTAAGTAAGCTTTCTTGGGCATTTTATCTCCCTGTCTTTAACGCTCTTGGAGGGAGTCTGGCAAAAGTCTTACAGTCTCTAAACCCTAGCTCTCTTATGGAGTAAGCCTTCAAGCTATCGCTAACTAACAGAAACCCGAAATTTGAGTTTTTATTAGAAAAAAAGTTAGCGATCACTTGTCAACCAAGGGTTTCAGAATCTGGATTCGGTCAGGGATTTCCGAAAGTTCCAGAAGAGCGTTAAGTAGTCGTGCAAAATTAATTTCCTAGTCGAGACTCCGAGACTCCGAGACTCCGAGACTCCGAGACTCCGAGACTCCGAGACTCCGAGACAGCTATCAGGGATCAGATTTGAATTTTTAGTTCACTGTTTACTGGTCACAGCAAAAAGCTTTTGGCTGACGGGTGACGGCTTGGATGTGTAATTAATTTTGCTTAGGTACTTAATCGTTTTATCATAACAGGATTTAGTATTAGGTGCTGCGTGACGGTGAACAGCAGGGAAAACCAAATCGTCGGGATCGGTATCGCCGTCCATTTTACGGTGGTGAGGATGTCAACGGTAAAATTTCCGTAAAGAGGTTGATTCCTATTGATTTATATATCAAGTTCCCTGCCGCAAAGAATCGATAGATACTTGAGGCAATGATGATTGAAGAATTAAATACCCGGTTAGAAGCTCACGAAAAAACAACCGAAGAGATAAGGGAACGGAAGGAAGCTATCGACCGGCAGTCGGCCGAGTTTAACCAATGGATGACCGTAATCAAAGCAAGGTTGGATGCGATCGCAGGCAAGATCGAACGGGCCAAAAACAACACCAAGTAGAGCGAACGCAAAGCGCTCGCTACGCCAGATCGCATTCTCTCGCTCAAAGGAAAAGGTGCTTCATGAGTTTATTGTCGGCAAATCGATCGCTTCGACCAACTAACCGAACATAAGCCCACCTTATCATTCCGACAAGAAATACTTTTGTCAAACCCCTTTACAAACCGTTACAAATTCCTTAAGATAGAGACATCATCACTCAATCGTACCTCGATAACTTAATAGGAATCATAAACCAATGACCACCACTCTACAACAGCGCGAGAGCGCTTCCCTGTGGGAGCAGTTCTGTCAGTGGATCACCAGCACCAACAACCGTCTCTATATCGGTTGGTTCGGTGTGATCATGATCCCCACCCTGCTCACCGCCACCACCTGCTTCATCATCGCCTTTATCGCCGCTCCTCCCGTAGATATCGACGGTATTCGCGAGCCTGTAGCTGGTTCTCTACTCTACGGAAACAACATCATCTCTGGTGCTGTTGTTCCCTCTTCCAACGCGATTGGACTCCACTTCTACCCCATCTGGGAAGCTGCTTCCTTAGATGAGTGGTTATACAACGGTGGTCCCTACCAGTTAGTCATTTTCCACTTCTTACTAGGTGTCTTCTGCTACCTCGGTCGTCAGTGGGAACTGTCTTTCCGTTTAGGAATGCGTCCTTGGATCTGTGTTGCCTACTCCGCACCTGTATCCGCCGCTACTGCTGTATTCTTAATCTATCCCATCGGACAAGGTTCTTTCTCCGACGGTATGCCTTTAGGAATCTCTGGAACCTTCAACTTTATGTTCGTGTTCCAAGCAGAACATAACATTCTGATGCACCCCTTCCATATGTTAGGTGTTGCTGGTGTGTTCGGCGGTTCCTTGTTCTCCGCGATGCACGGTTCGCTAGTAACTTCTTCTTTAGTGCGTGAAACCACTGAAATCGAATCTCAGAACTACGGTTACAAATTCGGTCAAGAAGAAGAAACCTACAATATCGTTGCCGCTCACGGTTACTTCGGACGTTTAATCTTCCAATACGCTTCTTTCAATAATAGCCGTTCTCTGCACTTCTTCTTAGGTGCATGGCCGGTAATCGGTATCTGGTTTACCGCAATGGGTGTTAGCACCATGGCGTTCAACCTCAATGGTTTTAACTTCAACCAGTCGATTCTCGATTCTCAAGGTCGTGTAATTGGTACTTGGGCCGATGTGTTAAACCGCGCTGGTATCGGTATGGAAGTAATGCACGAGCGCAATGCTCACAACTTCCCCTTAGACTTGGCTAGTGGTGAACAGGCTCCTGTGGCTCTGATTGCTCCCGCTATTAATGGTTAATTCCTAGTCTGAACGAAAAGGCACTCCCGCGAGGGGGTGCTTTTTTGTTGTTAGAATTATGATA
This Microcystis wesenbergii NRERC-220 DNA region includes the following protein-coding sequences:
- a CDS encoding glycosyl hydrolase family 57, giving the protein MIATPVSSKSNAITEIRPGLPTICGWEQEIAAIVNHDDPIFLPTTNLKLDNIKAGFACALHMHQPTIPAGVNGELIGNLQHMFENQGDGDNHNASVFAWCYSRMGDFIPELVAEGCNPRIMLDYSGNLLWGLVQMGRQDILDKLKLITCNSQYQPSVEWLGTMWSHAVAPSTPIPDLKLQMQAWQTYFASIFGPDALKRVKGFSPPEMHLPNHPDTLYEYIKALKECGYRWLLVQEHSVENLDGSGLSQEQKYIPNRLVARNSRGEVIAITALIKTQGSDTKLVAQMQPYHEAKCRGKQQIGGVWVPSLGSQIADGENGGVMMNEFPRDFPNPWREMRGGSSVAGFNGTEYLELIEAAGVNPQDYPAIQAVHQHKIWQRVNPDAATPEAVEQAIAELKQTDHRFSMDGASWTNDLSWVRGYENVLEPMNQLSAQFHEKYDPLVQADPSFTRRPDYLEALLYNLLVQTSCFRYWGQGTWTDYARTLYARGAALTR
- the aat gene encoding leucyl/phenylalanyl-tRNA--protein transferase, encoding MGGVVDIASIIQGYARGYFLMADEEGRLDWYSSKNRALIPLDRRFSYPKSLKRVLNQNRFSVAINRDFAGVCAGCADRSLTWISPELIQIYQQLHQAGWAHSFETWQGDQLAGGILGLAIRGVFIGESMFYKIPDGSKIAMVKLVEHLRERDFCLFDAQMQNPHLARFGAYTISEKEYHSLLESALLKHCRFV
- a CDS encoding YiaA/YiaB family inner membrane protein — protein: MNDKKYGTAPSHTQAWIFQTWLSFIVSISATSLGVVYLPVDGWIKGYLGMGLLFTVGSTINLSKTVRDVEESKRLINRIDEAKLERILSQYDPYKE
- the psbA gene encoding photosystem II q(b) protein; the protein is MTTTLQQRESASLWEQFCQWITSTNNRLYIGWFGVIMIPTLLTATTCFIIAFIAAPPVDIDGIREPVAGSLLYGNNIISGAVVPSSNAIGLHFYPIWEAASLDEWLYNGGPYQLVIFHFLLGVFCYLGRQWELSFRLGMRPWICVAYSAPVSAATAVFLIYPIGQGSFSDGMPLGISGTFNFMFVFQAEHNILMHPFHMLGVAGVFGGSLFSAMHGSLVTSSLVRETTEIESQNYGYKFGQEEETYNIVAAHGYFGRLIFQYASFNNSRSLHFFLGAWPVIGIWFTAMGVSTMAFNLNGFNFNQSILDSQGRVIGTWADVLNRAGIGMEVMHERNAHNFPLDLASGEQAPVALIAPAING